gaaagatggacggagcaaagtgcagagagctCTAcggtgaaaacctgctccagagcactcagaaccTCACACTGGGGCGAAGgatcaccttccagcaggacaacgaccctaaccaCACATCCAAGACAGcgtaggagtggctttgggacaagtctctgaataaccttgagtggcccagccagagcctggacctgaacccaatctaacatctctggtgagacctgaaaatagctcccccatccaatctgacagtttgagagaagaatggtagaaactccccaaatataggatgccaagtttgtagcatcatacccatgaagactggaggctgtaatcgctatctaaggtgtttcaacaaaatacatagtaaaaggtctgaatacttatgtagatttTTCAGTTTATTATTTTAATAAATTAGAAGGAAAaaagtgtttttgctttgtcattatggggtattgtgtgtcgattgagtatctaaaaatatatatttttagaataaggctgtaacgtaacaaaatgtggaaaaagtgaaggggtctgaatactttccgaatgcactgtattgttACACCATCTAGGCGCAGTATAGACCttgtctgttcattatatacatctaaatgatgtattgttacaccatgtaggcgcagtatagacctagtctgttcaatatatacatctacatgatgtattgttacaccatgtaacAGCAGTATTGAGGTTAAAATTGGTGGACAAATTGTTGACACCCTTGATAATGATGAGCAACAATGACTCTATAAAATAAAGAattaaaatactgagctatagtgtatgtaaaaaaataaaggaaattatattattttatagcaatacaattgctcagagaaagagatttagtTTAACATGTAATTCTCAACGGTAGGGGTCTGAATTATTGCCACCCATGTTTTCAATACTCCAGTACTTTCCCCTTGGGAGGATAATGACActcaaatgttttatgagattagagaacacattgggtgggatcttagaccattcttCCAAACAGAATCTCTCCAGGTCCTTGATTTATTTtgtctgcgcttatggactgccctgttcaattcaaaccacaggttttcaatggagtTCAAGTCCGAAGACTGGGATGGCCATAGAAAGTGTTGATTTTGTGCCCGATTAACCATTTCTTCGTGGATGTTGATTTGTCTTGCTAGAATATCAACTTATGGCCAAGTATCAGCCTCCTAGCAGAGAGGTAACCAGGTTTTGGGCTAAAATATCCTGGTAGTGGGTAAAGTTGATTTATTTAATACAtacatttttgctcatctttatcaagggtatcAATAACTAGGTGCTTATTTTGATATCTAGTTATTTGACTGAATCAGAAATACATATGTGGAGTTGATGTAGAGTCTGTTTTAAATTCTCATAAAAAATCTGAACTAATCAAACACTTGTTGCTCTTTGTACGTGTTGaaataatattattatttaaTGGAGAGGAAGAAAACGTTTCCCTAAACTGCTTTATAATATTAATAATTCAATGAAGAAGACAAAAAGTTTTCCCTCCTCAACTCCTTTACTCCCCCCAAACAGCAGATGGCGATATGTGTATTTCAGGCAATGTTTCTAGTGTGACGTgtaatctagtggacggaacgCTTCTTCAACAACTGCAGCCACCTCGGTAGCTCGCTAGCCAACAAAGTCGGAACATTCAAGTTCTTTAGACAATTTCGTGGTTTATTTGCCACTGTGATTTAAACATACTTATGTGTAAACAACTAGCTACCCCATTTAATTTAATATTTACGTTGTAagtcagctagctggctggttaagttagcacTAGTCTAGTCGCTAATGCTAACAAGCGGTTATTCCCGACCATGAGTTCACTAAACTGCTCTCCTCCTGATAAAGaagaggtctgctggacggagaaagaagctcttgtgaaagaggagaaggaagagaaggatgttataatacaaaaacaagtagagggtgaggctgttacCGTGAAAGAAGAAGATGAAGACGCGTGTTTTGGAATGaaggatgaagagggggagattACTGTCACACTAGAGGAGGACGAAGAAGAGAAGACTGGAGAACTGATTAACACCAGAAAATACAGTGAGTATTATCTTATAAAACAGGGACAttgatctgattaacaccagtaaatACAGTGAGTACTGTCTTATAAATCAAGGACACAAACTCTAGGACTCAAACTTGTTGAACTAATGTGTGATTTTTAAAGGGCATTCTACACCTGAAAATGTTCATGAtgtataaatacaaaataataatgatatataaatacaaaatatatatatatttttttacatttgtattttatttattaaaaacaaatcaatacataaagcacatggagggaacacaagcatacatagattacaaacacggacaatcgagctagggggtacaatatcacattacaattacacaaggaccttaagggacatgcatatacttacaattctaacagcttttttgttagtagagcattttaGACCACTGCAAACTTGAAGGAGTGAGTGATGTCATAGTAAGGCATTCAAGGAGTTAGCTTGATGGGAAGTCGTGATGTCATCCAATAGGTGACTGATCATGTGAATATTCATtattctttttttgtttttttaaaaatccttcctgttctgtcaagttggttgttgatcatagctagaaagccattttcaagtcttgccatagacttTAAAGACGATTTAAGTCCAaactaactaggccactcaggaacattcaatgtcatcttggtaaacacctccagtgtagatttggccttgtggtttaggttattgtcctgttagaACATTTTTTTTGTATTCAGATCTCGGAAATGCACTCTACCTAGTGTTCCCTTATATTACACTGGGAAAACAGTTTTCATGGGCACAGAAATCCTAAATCATTTCAGAGTATGCAAAATCCAATGGTTTTAACTGAGAGTCACCTTAACGTAGACTGTGTCTGTAgaatgtgtataagatgtatggATTGAAGGTAGAAgcagaagtgtttattagtttacttcAATTGGGGGATCGGCAGTAGGGTTTGCtgggaataataataaaggtatattcttttaaaaagtatgtatgtctatataggtatgtgtatatatatgcatgcgtgtatggatatatatttaccaaaaaaatatgggggattggaaatgatgcagacaattacattggaagcaacattctttccgcaatattaagctgatccaccctcTAAAAAACGGAGAGTCACCTTAACTTTATTGACAACACCCAAATGGATACTGTCATTAGCGCGGTTCTTCAATAATTACATATCATTCTTAATACTGTAGCTGTTTAGTTACAGTCACATGTTCATCGGCTGATCCAGGAAATCATTTTCAAATGACAGTCAAATGACAAACATCACGACATGCAACAACAACCAAAGTGCTTCTTCATTCTTTACTCTGGTAAAGACAGTTATGCTGTGCTCCACGTTGGATCCAACCATCCCTAACAAAttgatgtttataatgtgttaTTGTCTGCTTGATTTACTGTAGGGTCTCGTTAGTCTGTTTGCACACATAGATACTTAGCTCATAATGTGTATAGAACTGTTCCTTGATGTATAGGCTATTGTACAACACAGAGCTATTTTCTTATTCAGGACATTTAgaatgacaacacattacagagtagcctagtgggatTATTCACAAAATTATCTGTTGATCAGGTTATGAAATGTCATGAAAAAATACAATTTAGTTTCCATGTTTCATCTgaaatattaaatgatttatgGTCCTAGGTGTATGTTATTTTtaaggtgaagttatgggtcgtACAGTAGGTCTATGGCAAGTATTACCAAACTGGGGTATACGCTATGCCGTCAGGgatacgccaaataaaaatgtgatacacattttttttaaataatacattttcttcacattttcataCAGTCCATTtttattttccaacggggctatacatttggtgAGGTTTTTTCCTCACCTGAGTGGCctcatttcactgccaaaaataaaattaaaccatctagtgttcagcgctATAACAACACAAtctcaaatacaggtagcctagtcaaataattaagatccaatcacattaactgttactctctcgcgggaattccactaacggtccatatatagccaaacgtagctgctgctcgtttttggtatctgtactgatggcacaaaagccatgacaggggaacatagtggagtggtaacgcgcgtaCAAGCGGTTTCTCCTGActccacttgggtacactgcagcatccaccgagatgctcttgctgccaagggaatgcctgacagcttgaaagacattttggacataacagtgaaaatggttaacttttttaaagcaaggcccctgaacttgCATGTATTTtatgcactatgcaatgatatgggcagtgaccatgtaacgcttttacaacatacagaagtgcgctggttatcaaggggcaaagtattgacacgttttttaaaattgagagacgagcttaaagttttttttactgagcataattttcacttgtctgaccgcttgcatgatgacgagtttctcacacgactggcctatctgggtgatgttttttctcacctgaatgatctgaacctaagattacagggactctccgcaacaatattcaatgtgcaggacaTAATTGAGCCTATGATTAAAGAAGTAGGAGCTCTTCTGTCTCcgttaacaaggacaacacacaggtctttccattattgtatgattttttgtgtgcaaattaactcaagtttacggacaatgtcaaatgtgatgtaGCGaaacacctgagtgagttggCTGCGCAATTttgcaggtactttcccgaaacggatggcacaaacaactggattcattatgcctttcatgccctgcctccagtccacttaccgcaATCTGAACAAGAAAacctcattgaaattgcaacaagcagttctgtgaaaatgtaatttaatcagaagccactgccagatttctggataggtctgcgttcagagtatcctgccttggcaaatcgcactgTTAAGACACCCGATACCCTTTGctaccacgtacctatgtgagagtggattccctcactagcatgacaactaaatacaggcacagatcACAGTTGTgacaaatgtattgtatagtgtgtgtgtggcaggcttacaatgatggcaaaaaacaacatttgagattGCTCTGACCCTGGTGCAAGAGGGGGTACAAAGCTGCAATTTGAATgcttgaaggggtacgggactataaaaagtttgggaaccactgttctacAGTATTGgtataactagtggtttcctcattagcacGGCGGAGTTTCTGCAACCAAGTTGTGTGTGCATTGCCCTCATGCTGCAATTTTAGCAAACACAGAAAAAGGCCTATATTGGAGACCAGTAGTTGTCAGGCACACTGCTTTGGATTGCAACAACTTTAATAATTATTTCTAGTTACTACTAaagtgaaaacaagacaaaatatgGCTTGTTCCGAACTTGACTGTCTTAATTGTCAAATCATTTGACAGACATCATTTGTTGTACAACTTCATGGGTATGCTTTGGGCATCACTTTTTAGCTCAAATAAACAGTGGATTTCtgctgttgtgggcctttaaccatctgtctgactttgtcattcacacaggagagagacgggacAATCGTAGATCCTCTGGGGTGCCTCAACAACATCatgatgctgacgaggcagagaaaagtctctccagatcagaactcctcaagaaacaccagcaagtacacacaggagagaaatccttctgctgctctgactgtgggaaaatATTAAAATCTTCAGTAGACCTTAAGATACATCAAATaattcacactggagagaaacttTCTAggtgtgatcaatgtgggaagagtttcagcACATCTGGCTGTCTGACaaaacaccagagaacacacacaggagagaagtcttatagctgtgatcaatgtgggaagagttttacgaCATCTAGCTATCTaactatacaccagagaacacacacaggagataaaTTGTATAGCTGTagtcagtgtgggaagagttttactcattCAACCAgcctgatatcacaccagagaacacacacaggagagaaatcgtatagctgtgatcaatgtggaaaGCGTTTCGGTACATCTGGCTGTCTGACaaaacaccagagaacacacacaggagaaaaacctTATAGCTGtcgtcaatgtgggaagagttttgctacATCTGGCTGTCTGGcaacacaccagagaacacacacaggagagaaaccttatagctgtggtcaatgtgggaagagtttcactcAGTCAACCAGTCtgacatcacaccagagaacacacacaggagagaaaccctgTAGCTGTGatgaatgtgggaagagttttactcagctAAAGCAgcctgatatcacaccagagaacacacacaggagagaaaccgtatagctgtaatcaatgtgggaagagttttgcttCATCTGGCATTCTGACTGTACACCAGAGATTACACACAGGCGAGAAACCTTAttgctgtgatcaatgtgggaggagTTTTACTCAGCTAAGCAGCCTGGTAtctcaccagagaacacacacaggagagaaatctcacatctgtaatcaatgtgggaagagatactctgataaaagatctctgactaaacatcagaaaatacatgtagttgtttcatgatatcaatgaaATAATGTAGAATGTTTTTAATATTGTGGAAGTATTTTAGTCACAATaaagaatgttttaacattgtaggaGCAGTATTTTAAGGAATGTCAGAATGTAGAACCCTAAACGTTTGCTCTGAATTGAAAGAGTACTATTTAGCAAAAATAGAGTTGTGTTACACTTACAACTTTGGTGACCCACTTGAATCAAAatgcaacacttcaaaatgtTTAGGTTTACAATATATCCCAAACTGTTTCTACATATTGGTTATTGTGTTTTGACATTGCACTATTCCCATGGGAAAAATGTAATTGAAAAGACGTTGAAAATAACACTATGCCCGATGTCCAATATATGTTCGGTTGAAAGTGAAAGTTGAGAAGATGTATTTTCTGGTCGTTTTTTCAATGACTTGAAAACAACTTAATTTCAAGGTACTTGCAGCCTATACACATGGATGCAGTATAATAAATTGGTCTATAATCAATTTTATTAACAATCTTACATCACTCCAGCATTTCGTTACAACATCCAAGTACTAATTGTCTTTATTCCACTACTGAAGTGGCATGAATCAAATCACCTACTCATATTTCAAACATTCAGCCTGACAAAAGATACATTTTTTATCATTCCATGCCTCACCCTTAAGTTAATTATTGCCAATACATATAAACAAAAGGGTCTACATTTGCTTTTGATATTTCATATTTACAATTCATGTAACATTTAGCCATTATTTATGCAACCAACTGACAATTTATGGGTACAATTATATTGAAATTGTTATCCTGCTTTTAGAATATCAGGGTTCATTCTCAGATGTGCCAAACCAAATGTTCTGTAGCATGACATTGGGGACTGGGCCCCGATCCAACAACATGCCTGTTGAGATATTGCAGGAGTTTGCTCTTGAAATCAGACATGACTAATACAATTTAATTTGTGTTTTGTTTGTGCTCCTTCCAAGGGGACGAGAGTGAGTTTC
The window above is part of the Oncorhynchus gorbuscha isolate QuinsamMale2020 ecotype Even-year linkage group LG21, OgorEven_v1.0, whole genome shotgun sequence genome. Proteins encoded here:
- the LOC124007972 gene encoding gastrula zinc finger protein XlCGF17.1-like, whose protein sequence is MSSLNCSPPDKEEVCWTEKEALVKEEKEEKDVIIQKQVEGEAVTVKEEDEDACFGMKDEEGEITVTLEEDEEEKTGELINTRKYRERRDNRRSSGVPQQHHDADEAEKSLSRSELLKKHQQVHTGEKSFCCSDCGKILKSSVDLKIHQIIHTGEKLSRCDQCGKSFSTSGCLTKHQRTHTGEKSYSCDQCGKSFTTSSYLTIHQRTHTGDKLYSCSQCGKSFTHSTSLISHQRTHTGEKSYSCDQCGKRFGTSGCLTKHQRTHTGEKPYSCRQCGKSFATSGCLATHQRTHTGEKPYSCGQCGKSFTQSTSLTSHQRTHTGEKPCSCDECGKSFTQLKQPDITPENTHRRETV